In Tachypleus tridentatus isolate NWPU-2018 chromosome 7, ASM421037v1, whole genome shotgun sequence, a genomic segment contains:
- the LOC143258095 gene encoding rab GDP dissociation inhibitor beta-like has product MDEEYDVIVLGTGLKECILSGMLSVSGKKVLHMDRNKYYGGESASITPLEELFEKFNMPVTHLEEYGRSRDWNVDLIPKFLMANGQLVKLLIHTGVTRYLEFKSVEGSYVYKGGKISKVPADEKEALASSKK; this is encoded by the exons ATGGATGAAGAGTACGACGTAATTGTATTGGGAACTGGTTTAAAG gaATGTATTTTGAGTGGAATGCTTTCTGTAAGTGGGAAGAAAGTCTTGCATATGGATAGGAACAAGTATTATGGAGGTGAAAGTGCATCAATTACCCCATTAGAGGAGCTTTTTGAAAAATTCAATATGCCTGTCACTCATTTGGAGGAATATGGTAGATCTAGAGACTGGAATGTCGATCTTATACCAAAATTTCTAATGGCTAATG GCCAGTTGGTAAAGTTACTCATCCATACAGGAGTAACTCGCTACTTAGAATTCAAATCAGTGGAAGGTAGTTACGTGTACAAAGGAGGAAAGATTTCAAAGGTTCCTGCAGATGAGAAAGAAGCTTTGGCCTCAAGTAagaaataa